The DNA sequence ACCACGCATCGTCGTTGCCAAAATCTAGCATAAAGTTCCGAGTCTGCACATCTTGTAGATAGCCAAGATAGGCACGGAATTGGCcctcatcgtcaatgttATGGAATTTTTCTTGGAGATTTGAGTTGGCATTGAAGCTAGAGTAGTATTCCTTGGGGGTCTGGAGGCTGTGCGATGAAAGAAACCCAGACATGTTTCCTTAGCCTTAGCGAAATACGGGCTGGTGATGACTAGTGTTTGGTTGACAAGATGGTCTGCGACTGGAAGATTGAAGATATCGGAAAGAGCTAATAAATGAGTAAACAGAACCGGAAGGAAGGGGGAAATAAAGCATCGACGCTCCTAAGTAGGTTGCCGCGCAGGTAGTCCATGCTGCAGACACTGTCGGGCGAATGACCGCGGTCATTCGTAGGCTGCCGTCCATTTAGCCGCCGATCTTGTCACAAACACAGCTGACACGACCACGCACTTCGATGATgctatttcttttccacTCGGTCAATGACAAGCTTCTAAAAGCTCAACCGTGAGAACTTTGTTGCATTTATGCTTTCACGGGGACTCTTGACCCTCTGCTTTGACCTTAAGCATATACGTACTCGGACAAATCCAGGGACCCATGGGAAGTTCAATCCATGATCATGCTAATTCTTACCATATCGGGTTAGTCTGGGTCCCTCTATCACGGGGACTCAATGTGGATCCCTTGTTTTAAGGCACCACATCCACATCACTCGGCTGAGAATGCATAGCCCAAATCAGATAAGGGTGTAATATCGTTGATATCTAATAACTCTCTATTTCATAAAATCATGATTCTGTCTGTCTGATAAATTCAATGCAATAAGAGTCTTCTGCAGAAGAACTCGACTACTATATCTTATGACACTCTAAATATCTTCGATccgttggagatgatcaaACATGGCCAGCGCAACGAAACATGGGAAGACCATTCGCTCGGTTACATCATGTACTGAATGCCGGCgacggaagcagaaggcaAGAATCCTACTATCCACTGCCTGACATATCATGTGCATTGGCTCTGACTGCTAAAAAGTGCAGCCGTGAATGGCCTTGCAACCAATGCCAAGCAAGGAGGTTATCCCATCTTTGTAAATTTGCATCAAAGGGACTGTCAAAGGCAACGAGACAGCCATCAATTAACTCAAGGTTTGAATGGGGTATATCCATAATCAGACATCTCTCAACTGATGCCATTCTAGGGTGTCAGACACCGTTGAAAGGAACAATGTAGACGCGACACAAAACCCTATGAGTGACACCATCTTTCCTGTGGCAAATGGTCAGGATCTCCGGGCCCTAGGGTACCTTTCGGATAGCTTGAGTGCCCCAAAAGAGAGCATTGGTAATGCTGTAAGCTACTGCCTGACGAACGATCATCTTACCACAACCTAATCCGACAGGACAGGATTCCCATGTCATCTCGCAAACTCCACATGGGGTTACATCCGCCGAGATGGAGGATGCCCTACGGCTCATCCCTCCGAAACCTTACACAGGTACGGCCATGAAAGTCTAACAATGTGCGTTTACTTACCCGCACCTAGATATACTAGTGCAGCATTTTCTCAATGAAACGAACTATCAGTACTACAGTATATACCCCCCAACATTCTCCCGTGATTACTCTACATGGTGGTTGGGCAAGGTAAAGGGGCAGCCGTTGACTGCTGAGTTCACATGTCTTTTGTTACGTGTCTGTGCATGTTCTGCTCTTGTCCTTTTTCCAGGGGAGCGACAGAAACTAGAATCTGAATTAGGAGAAAATATTCAAAGCCTTTCAGAGCGTTACCACCATGCTGCCAGGCGACTAAGCAGCACTATCCCTCCAGGGAAAGGGGGCCTGACACAGGTGCGGCAACTATTCCTCACGGCCTCGTGGTTCAAGACCGAGGCTCTGTTCGTTGAGTCGTGGCATGCTCTTAGCTCTGCCATCCACGAAGCCCAAGAACTAGGTAATACAGACTTCTTTGTATTGAAATGGCCTTTTGCAATCATTTAGCTGACTTTCCGCATTTTTGGGTAGGCTTTCACAGAAACTCTGCGAAAGTATCTATCACTGAGTTCGAGCGCGAGATGAGCAGGCGTATGTGGTGCATATTGTGCGCCTGGGACTGGTAAGTTGTAATTCTATGTCTTCATTACCGAAGAATAATTGGCTCATTCGGAAAGGCAAATGTCGCACCTGTTGTCCCGTCCCATCATTATCAATAACAATAACTCTGTTGAACTCCCCAATCTGCGGCTGGAAAGCCCCGACTCCCAAATCGAACTGCCGTCTCCGATAACACACATGGCCTTACAGTGCCGGTTAGGCCAAATGATATTGAAAATACCCGGCATGATGAATGAAAGCCTATCACCCATGCAATCTGTGTctgttcaagaagaagttgaaaagTGGTTTGCCTCGTTACCGTCTGCCTTCAGGCTCATAGACCCTGACACCCGCTGGGATGACACCCACAAATACGTGGTTATGCAACGTCATCAGTTGCATGCTGTAGGCTATATGGTAAAGCTGAAACCATTAAAGCAATGCCTCGTACAAAATCTTGACCAAGGCGCGCCCAGTGTCCGGAAAGGTCACCAGTCATCTGCCATTGATTATGCGCTCAAGCTGATGGATGCGTCTCATCGATTGCTGGGCTGTATGCTGCCAATGAACGCCAAATTCTATTTCGCGccatttttgatttttgataCAGCCTCCTTGCTATGCTCTGCTATAATTCACGACCATACTCGAAGTCTTCCTCAGCGAGAAAGGATCATTCAAGCACTTGGCGTATCTGTCAACATGCTAGGACTCGTGCGTATCACAAAAACGGGCGCTATATGCCACTCGATCCTCACCAAGCTTATTGAAGGGCTTCCAGTATCTTTGATGGAAAGAATGTCCTTGAATTACAAATACTCCGAAAATATTGACGGAGAGCATTATACAACCCCGGAGAGTCAACATGGCTCGGCATTGTTACGTGATGATGGCACACACCCGAATATAGCTGGTATTAGGAGTAGTGTAGCTCTGCCACTGGACCTTGCATCCTTCGAACCAACGAACAGCGGAATAGCTGATATAGCTGACATAGACCTGGGAACCTTCAACCAGATCTGGGATTTGGGGAACCTTGACCTCGACTTTTTTGACCCACAGCTTTCCTAACGTTCTGGTCTTCCGGGaccttttatttttactattaataCACACCTATGAGAACCGAGGCTGCTACAGTTGTGTATACAAATGATAATGACTCGTAAAATTACGCATTCAAGAATACCCGACGAGGTCTTTTGAAAGGTTGCCAGCTTAATAAGGCTGCGGTTCTTAGGGCAAGGCTAGTCCCAACGCGGTTAGTATAATCCACACCCACAAGCGGAGACGCGATTTTCTTTGCGGCGGGCGGCGGCGCCTTTTTTACTTTCGTTCTTTGCAACGATATTCAGCGCAGAGCCACACCATAAGGATTTGATTCTTTTGGAAGACTGTCGCCATCATGTCTAAGATCACAGTCGGTATGTATATCAATTCTACTACAAGCTAGGTCTCAGGCTTTCCAGTAACTAACctattcttttccctgtAACAGCCGGAGTGCGCCAGAATATCCAGCAGCTGCTGGACTACTCtcagaatgagaagaagagaaacttcCTCGAGACCGTCGAGCTCCAGATCGGTCTGAAGAACTACGACCCCCAGCGTGACAAGCGTTTCTCTGGCACCATCAAGCTGCCTTCCGTTCCTCGTCCCAACATGACCATCTGGTACGTGCCGTCCCGGTCGCATCGCCGTTTCGATGAAAACTTCGGAGGGAAACGGTGATGGATAGAGTAGAATGAGCGAGATGAGCTGACGAACAATGGATTATAGTATTCTTGGTGACCAGCACGATCTCGACCGTGCTAAGCACCACGGTATTGATGCCATGTCTACTgaggatctgaagaagcttaacaagaacaagaagctcatcaagaagcttgCTCGCAAGTACGATGCCTTCCTTGCTTCCGATGGTCTCATCAAGCAGATCCCCCGTCTCTTGGGTCCCGGTCTTTCCAAGGGTATGTCCACTATCTAGCATTGCTCCCGTTGAAATATACAATATGCTGACAGTTCCCACAGCTGGTAAATTCCCTACCCCCATCTCTCACGCTGAGGACATGGCCAACAAGGTCACCGATGTCAAGTCTACCATCAAGTTCCAGCTTAAGAAGGTTCTCTGTCTCGGTGTTGCCGTTGGCAACGTTGGCATGACTGAGGATGAGCTGATTGCTAACGTCATGTTGGCCATCAACTACCTCGTCTCTCTCCTCAAGAAGGGATGGCAGAACGTTGGCAGCCTTGTCCTCAAGGCTTCCATGTCTCCTCCCAAGCGTCTCTACTAAATTATTGACGCTCTCTGGTCACGCTGGGGGTTTTTTAGGAGCTTAGAAGTGGGATTGTATATGCCATAGTATCGGAAATATAACTCGCTACTTCGTTCCTAACTCGTTCTTTGTGTCTTTACTGTAGATGTAGTTCTGGCGTCGACTATCGACCGTAGTATATAAGGCTTTCATACTTGCATTAGCCATTGCTAAACGGCAATCTATCTATAAATACAAAAGGGGATGAGATCGTACAATTTTACGGCCGTGGGATGCTCATTGCATACCAGGCATTAAGTCCGTCTTGTCTAGAATCATTCCTCTCATGCCAATAAACTCCCGTAAGTTTTCCcactcctctccctcttcctcgccacgCATATAGATGTCCTTAAAACCCCATTGAAGTGCAACTCTGTCCAAAGCAGCTCGTTCCTCTTCCCGGAGCCAGCGATGCCGCAATGGGACACCAGGCAACCATGTTACCCGCTCCATCTGATCATTGGCCGTGGTGATAGCCAAGATACCCACCGACGATACACCTCCCACGTATGCAAGACTTGCAGCGAACGCAATGCCTGTAGCTGTGCTGGGATCCATGGTATTCTGGAGTGTCGCAGCCCAGGATGCAATGGCATAGCAAGCAGCCGGTGCAGCAGCCAGCCCACCTAGAGGCACGGCTGCTTTCTTAAAGACCTTCGCGCGGGCAAACGCGGGAGCGCAAAATGTATTATCAATGATCGCAAGAACGAGAGACAGGTTCCGCTGCTCGATAGCGACATCTAGAGCCATGTTGGCGAGTTCGGTGGGAATAGCACTGTTGATGTCTTTGGGATTCGCCTTGTGGAATTTTACAGGGGAGCTATTCTCCTCCGGGACCGGCTTGTGCGCATATAGATGAAAGATCTCCGGGAAATGCTCCGCACGCTTGAGTAAACTCTGAATCTTGGTGTAGCAGGCCAGTGCCTCGGGGGAAATAAACACCTTCTCATCCGTCAGAAGCTCGTAAGTGATCTCGGAGAGAGCATTGGCTAGTCGCGGGTCCGCAATTTTAGGTGATTTGGTGAGTTTTTTCGTAGCgctcttttcttctaagTCAAGCAGGTTAGAGATCTCATTATCGCCTTTTTTTGTTGTGTCCTGCTCTTGGTGTACAAGGGCTTCTGCGATTTTTTCACATCTTTGAAGGAGTCCCAAAATTGCTTCGTTGGAGGGCACAGAATCCAATTGTCGGAGCTCGGCTGAATCATGTGTAATCTGTCGCAAGGCATCTTCTAGATCTCGGGGAATAGTTGTCTCGGACGTGTTTGACGCAAATCGGGAAGGTATAATCTGTGTAGTAGCCCAATTGCTTTTTAGATTCTTCCTGGCCTTCCATAACCCCACGTCTCTGTTAGAGATGAATGGGCTTGTTGATGCAAAAGATCGCGTGAAGTGGGTTCGTGACCGGGGTGCCGGGGATGCGGAGGAGCGGCAGAATTGACATATCAGGGGTTGATATATAGAGGCTCTTTGACCCCTTAAAGTAATGCCTTTCATGTTAAGCAGTGAAAGTACTTTTTGGCGTTGCTTTCCAGGGTATTGAGTACGGATACGAGGAC is a window from the Aspergillus oryzae RIB40 DNA, chromosome 6 genome containing:
- a CDS encoding uncharacterized protein (predicted protein) — protein: MDYLRGNLLRSVDALFPPSFRLQTPKEYYSSFNANSNLQEKFHNIDDEGQFRAYLGYLQDVQTRNFMLDFGNDDAWCAVDLEEEDIATLLRGVKPRFFGTRWM
- a CDS encoding 60S ribosomal protein uL1 (60S ribosomal protein L10A), whose product is MSKITVAGVRQNIQQLLDYSQNEKKRNFLETVELQIGLKNYDPQRDKRFSGTIKLPSVPRPNMTICILGDQHDLDRAKHHGIDAMSTEDLKKLNKNKKLIKKLARKYDAFLASDGLIKQIPRLLGPGLSKAGKFPTPISHAEDMANKVTDVKSTIKFQLKKVLCLGVAVGNVGMTEDELIANVMLAINYLVSLLKKGWQNVGSLVLKASMSPPKRLY
- a CDS encoding uncharacterized protein (predicted protein) produces the protein MKGITLRGQRASIYQPLICQFCRSSASPAPRSRTHFTRSFASTSPFISNRDVGLWKARKNLKSNWATTQIIPSRFASNTSETTIPRDLEDALRQITHDSAELRQLDSVPSNEAILGLLQRCEKIAEALVHQEQDTTKKGDNEISNLLDLEEKSATKKLTKSPKIADPRLANALSEITYELLTDEKVFISPEALACYTKIQSLLKRAEHFPEIFHLYAHKPVPEENSSPVKFHKANPKDINSAIPTELANMALDVAIEQRNLSLVLAIIDNTFCAPAFARAKVFKKAAVPLGGLAAAPAACYAIASWAATLQNTMDPSTATGIAFAASLAYVGGVSSVGILAITTANDQMERVTWLPGVPLRHRWLREEERAALDRVALQWGFKDIYMRGEEEGEEWENLREFIGMRGMILDKTDLMPGMQ